In a genomic window of Planctomycetaceae bacterium:
- a CDS encoding DUF1552 domain-containing protein, which yields MNLNSLDRRRFLRGTGLALALPLFESLALKSAFAADGTTSIKRLACMYFPDGVPMPLPEDPAHQDWAWFPHGGGHEFTFSKCSEPFEPIRNQLTVLSGFSHPSSRKVHGHSNADQFLTAASTGSHGPYANTISLDQVYAAHVGDETRFSSLVMSTDGGTGTPRGTHTISFNRNGRAIPAEHRPKRVFDMLFVKNDEDAARRLALSKSALDDLLTDAASLRKTLSSNDQRSLDEYLDSVREAERKVEKAKRWISTPLPTVDADHLNLEITPDEPREYVRTMYELMYLAFRTDSTRVATYQIGRENGFGISDHLARAVGLNLAHALSHETKEPGGWERFGTYCRFLNEEFARFATKLSETPEPAAAGSMLDNSLLLFGSASSAFHLSRNYPLILAGGRNMGFRHGQYINNAGANPQGGAWDGGREPWQVEISKEDKPLGNVFVTMLQKLGVQTDSFADSDGIVTELV from the coding sequence ATGAACCTGAATTCACTTGATCGACGGCGATTTTTGCGCGGAACCGGATTAGCGTTGGCATTACCGCTGTTCGAATCTCTTGCATTGAAGTCCGCATTCGCAGCCGACGGAACGACCAGCATCAAGCGTCTGGCCTGCATGTACTTTCCGGACGGCGTGCCCATGCCATTACCGGAAGATCCTGCACACCAGGACTGGGCATGGTTTCCTCACGGAGGCGGACACGAATTCACCTTCAGCAAATGCAGCGAGCCATTCGAGCCGATACGAAATCAACTTACGGTTTTGTCCGGCTTTTCACATCCCTCTTCGCGAAAGGTTCACGGACATTCCAACGCGGACCAGTTTCTGACGGCAGCGTCCACGGGTTCACACGGGCCCTACGCGAATACAATTTCGCTCGATCAGGTCTATGCGGCCCATGTGGGCGACGAGACGCGATTCTCTTCGCTGGTGATGTCGACCGATGGCGGCACCGGAACACCGCGAGGCACGCACACCATTTCCTTCAATCGCAATGGGCGAGCCATTCCCGCAGAGCATCGACCAAAGCGTGTGTTCGACATGCTCTTTGTCAAAAACGACGAAGACGCTGCCCGTCGGCTGGCACTCAGCAAAAGCGCGCTGGACGATCTGCTGACTGATGCTGCGTCGCTGCGAAAGACGCTTTCGTCAAACGATCAACGCAGTCTGGATGAGTATCTGGATTCCGTTCGGGAAGCGGAGCGAAAGGTTGAGAAGGCAAAACGCTGGATCAGTACTCCGCTTCCAACAGTGGATGCCGATCATCTGAATCTGGAGATTACGCCCGATGAGCCGCGTGAATATGTCCGGACCATGTACGAACTGATGTATCTGGCCTTCCGTACGGATTCGACTCGCGTGGCCACTTACCAGATCGGGCGTGAAAACGGCTTCGGCATCAGTGACCACCTGGCAAGAGCTGTCGGGCTGAACCTGGCACATGCGCTGTCGCACGAAACGAAGGAACCTGGCGGCTGGGAACGATTCGGAACCTACTGTCGGTTCCTGAACGAAGAATTCGCTCGCTTTGCCACGAAGCTTTCAGAAACCCCGGAACCCGCCGCTGCTGGCAGCATGCTGGACAATTCTCTGCTTCTCTTTGGATCTGCATCCAGCGCGTTTCACCTGTCCCGCAACTATCCGTTGATCCTGGCGGGCGGCCGCAACATGGGCTTCAGGCACGGCCAGTACATCAACAATGCCGGCGCAAACCCACAAGGCGGGGCATGGGACGGCGGCAGAGAACCGTGGCAGGTTGAAATCTCCAAAGAGGACAAACCACTGGGCAACGTCTTCGTCACCATGCTGCAGAAACTCGGCGTGCAGACAGACAGCTTCGCAGACAGCGACGGCATCGTGACAGAACTGGTTTGA
- a CDS encoding DUF1592 domain-containing protein, with translation MTFRTILLLCLSLCVSAELCDAQETAENNLPISSSLEQIKIEAAKRSKYTHRLRTVENVSGKTPTANLDVFRESIEPILKQNCVPCHGPESVEGNIRIDTMDPDLLTGQDVNWWLEIQAVLSNGEMPPPDADELPDEDRSKVVEWLSSEIQTASIVRRTAGGHSSFRRMTRYEYNYALQDLLGVPWNFAKDLPPEAHSEDGFQNSSEMLHMSVTQLETYRQLALNALQRATVRGERPPVIHWGITMEQAADREWPQRTKQLENLKEKFKDDPEKQKQEIDQLLASFKQPHSRPYYRQLSSGDTVPAVWQYNGAKYAFAPTETEPHFPETFDHVAVIPSGRNQQLTVELGDRIPDEGLMRVRIRASRSTTEDEQIPSLQLEFGFQASNEGRAEVRVSGRDTPILATADAPKIYQWDVPLGEIYPRNSFRHIAPMGGLPSPSEYLRFVNSSVPQGRHGDIQIDYVEVTAPVYDEWPPQSHRRIFFDSENRADEARYARDVLTRFMSLAWRRTLHEEEVDRKLDLFQSMRQECDTFEEAMVEVLATVLSSPQFLYVIHEETAPDTALNPYELATRLSMFLWCSVPDEELLTLARNGQLSNADILTGQVDRMLNDPRSNRFAQHFVHQWLDMQLLDFLAVEKRSDPELKEAMQQEPMAFFQEMLQNNQSVLDFIHADYAMVNERLAVHYGITDVRGNEFRRIPLQTDQHRGGLLTQAGLLAMNSNGVDSHPLKRGVWLLECLLNDPPPPPPPAVPAIDLADPEIAKLTLKERIENHRNHPACMSCHAKIDPWGIAFENYDALGRWRNQIDGKPVDASSLLFNQQELDGMNGLKRFLLEHRQDQFVRSMVYKLSTFALGRPLTFSDYAAIDTITADTRQNGDGLADMIQKIVASELFRSR, from the coding sequence ATGACGTTTCGAACCATCCTGCTGCTCTGCCTGTCCTTGTGCGTCAGCGCCGAATTATGCGACGCACAGGAGACGGCCGAAAACAACCTCCCGATTTCATCTTCTCTGGAACAAATCAAGATCGAAGCAGCGAAGCGATCAAAGTACACCCATCGCCTGCGAACTGTTGAAAACGTTTCCGGCAAGACTCCGACTGCGAATCTGGATGTATTTCGAGAGTCGATTGAGCCGATTCTCAAACAGAATTGCGTTCCATGCCACGGCCCCGAATCCGTCGAGGGGAACATTCGGATTGACACCATGGATCCGGACTTACTGACCGGTCAGGACGTAAACTGGTGGCTTGAGATTCAGGCAGTGCTCAGCAATGGCGAAATGCCTCCACCCGACGCCGATGAACTACCGGACGAAGATCGCAGCAAGGTCGTTGAATGGCTGTCCAGCGAAATCCAGACGGCGTCCATTGTACGTCGTACTGCGGGAGGTCATTCCTCGTTCCGGCGGATGACTCGCTACGAATACAATTATGCGTTGCAGGACCTTTTGGGTGTCCCATGGAATTTTGCAAAAGATCTTCCGCCCGAAGCGCACTCGGAAGATGGCTTTCAGAACAGTTCCGAAATGCTGCATATGTCAGTCACGCAGCTGGAGACTTATCGCCAACTGGCACTGAATGCATTGCAACGCGCGACTGTGCGTGGTGAACGGCCCCCCGTCATCCACTGGGGCATCACAATGGAACAGGCGGCTGACCGTGAGTGGCCGCAGCGAACGAAGCAACTGGAGAATCTGAAAGAGAAATTCAAAGACGATCCGGAAAAGCAAAAACAGGAAATTGACCAACTGCTTGCGAGTTTCAAACAACCCCACAGTCGACCGTACTATCGTCAGCTTTCCAGCGGCGATACGGTTCCCGCGGTGTGGCAGTACAACGGAGCGAAGTATGCGTTCGCACCCACTGAAACCGAGCCTCACTTCCCGGAGACATTCGATCACGTCGCCGTCATTCCCTCTGGTCGCAATCAACAACTGACGGTCGAACTCGGCGATCGCATTCCCGATGAAGGTCTCATGCGAGTGCGAATTCGAGCATCGCGATCAACGACCGAAGACGAGCAGATCCCCAGTCTGCAGCTGGAGTTTGGCTTTCAGGCCAGCAACGAAGGTCGCGCTGAAGTTCGCGTGAGCGGCCGTGACACGCCCATCCTGGCGACGGCAGATGCTCCAAAGATCTATCAGTGGGACGTGCCGCTCGGAGAAATCTATCCTCGCAATTCCTTTCGCCACATCGCGCCGATGGGTGGCTTACCGAGCCCATCAGAATATCTGCGTTTCGTCAATAGTTCCGTCCCGCAGGGCAGACACGGCGACATCCAGATTGACTACGTGGAAGTCACGGCTCCCGTTTATGACGAATGGCCCCCGCAATCTCACCGGCGAATCTTCTTCGACAGCGAAAACCGAGCCGATGAAGCTCGCTATGCACGAGACGTTTTGACCAGGTTCATGTCGCTGGCATGGAGACGAACCCTCCACGAAGAGGAGGTTGATCGAAAGCTCGACCTGTTCCAGTCGATGCGTCAGGAATGCGATACATTTGAAGAGGCAATGGTCGAAGTGTTAGCGACGGTGCTTTCTTCACCGCAGTTTCTGTATGTTATCCACGAAGAAACAGCTCCGGACACAGCGTTAAATCCATATGAACTGGCGACACGTCTGTCGATGTTCCTGTGGTGCAGTGTTCCGGATGAAGAACTGCTCACTCTGGCCCGCAACGGACAGCTTTCGAACGCTGATATTCTGACGGGTCAGGTCGACCGCATGCTGAACGATCCTCGATCGAACCGATTCGCTCAGCACTTTGTTCATCAGTGGCTGGACATGCAGTTGCTGGACTTCCTTGCGGTCGAAAAAAGATCCGACCCTGAACTCAAGGAAGCCATGCAGCAGGAGCCGATGGCCTTCTTTCAGGAAATGCTTCAGAACAACCAAAGCGTCCTGGATTTCATTCATGCCGATTATGCAATGGTCAATGAACGCCTTGCTGTGCACTATGGAATCACGGATGTGCGTGGCAATGAGTTTCGTCGCATCCCTCTGCAGACCGATCAACATCGTGGAGGCCTGCTGACGCAGGCGGGTTTACTGGCGATGAATTCGAACGGTGTGGATTCGCATCCTCTGAAACGCGGTGTCTGGCTACTGGAATGCCTGCTGAACGATCCGCCACCACCTCCACCGCCAGCCGTCCCGGCAATCGATCTGGCCGATCCGGAGATTGCAAAACTCACACTCAAAGAACGAATTGAAAATCATCGCAATCATCCGGCCTGCATGTCGTGTCACGCAAAAATTGACCCATGGGGCATTGCTTTCGAAAACTACGATGCTCTTGGTCGCTGGCGCAACCAGATCGATGGAAAACCCGTTGATGCCTCCAGTCTGCTATTCAATCAGCAGGAACTGGATGGTATGAACGGGCTGAAGCGTTTCTTGCTTGAACATCGTCAGGATCAGTTTGTTCGATCCATGGTGTATAAGCTCTCAACCTTTGCACTAGGCCGACCACTCACCTTCAGTGATTACGCGGCGATTGATACCATTACTGCCGATACACGGCAGAACGGAGATGGCCTTGCAGATATGATTCAAAAGATCGTGGCAAGTGAATTGTTTCGATCCCGATAA
- the asd gene encoding archaetidylserine decarboxylase (Phosphatidylserine decarboxylase is synthesized as a single chain precursor. Generation of the pyruvoyl active site from a Ser is coupled to cleavage of a Gly-Ser bond between the larger (beta) and smaller (alpha chains). It is an integral membrane protein.), with protein MDDIVFFDRYRNQTCVEKVYGDKALRWTYGTLAGRMSLHALVKRAFFSQWYGWKMDQPSTRARIAPFIKEYELDASEFVRPVDDFANFNEFFFRQLKPEARPIDSHVDSVVFPADGRHLCVPDLSQCEGLFVKGQMFSLRELLADDTLAEQYASGSLLLSRLCPVDYHRFHFPAAGIPGTTRLINGPLYSVNPIALRQNIRILATNKRCLTKLQTETLGQVLLLEVGATCVGSIRQTYQPGSPVNKGDEKGYFRFGGSSTITLFEPNRIRFDKDLVEHSSQYRELYARIGDHLATRLNDAPAQKK; from the coding sequence ATGGACGATATTGTTTTCTTCGACCGATACCGAAACCAAACCTGCGTGGAGAAAGTCTATGGCGACAAAGCTCTGCGATGGACCTACGGAACACTCGCCGGACGAATGTCACTTCATGCGCTGGTCAAGCGAGCCTTTTTCTCACAGTGGTACGGGTGGAAGATGGATCAGCCGTCCACGCGGGCCAGGATTGCTCCGTTCATTAAAGAGTATGAACTGGACGCATCGGAATTCGTTCGCCCTGTTGACGATTTTGCAAACTTCAACGAGTTCTTTTTCCGTCAACTGAAACCTGAAGCGCGGCCCATTGATTCGCACGTTGATTCTGTGGTGTTTCCCGCCGATGGCCGGCACCTGTGTGTGCCGGATTTATCGCAATGCGAAGGGCTGTTCGTCAAAGGGCAGATGTTCAGCCTGCGGGAACTTCTGGCGGATGATACTCTGGCCGAACAGTATGCCAGCGGCAGCCTGCTTCTTTCCAGACTATGCCCAGTCGATTACCATCGATTTCACTTTCCCGCCGCCGGTATTCCCGGGACAACCAGACTGATCAATGGACCTCTGTATTCTGTCAATCCCATCGCATTGCGTCAGAACATCCGGATTCTGGCCACCAACAAGCGCTGTCTGACAAAACTGCAAACGGAAACATTGGGTCAGGTCCTGCTGCTGGAAGTTGGAGCTACCTGTGTTGGCAGTATCCGCCAGACCTACCAGCCTGGTTCCCCGGTGAACAAAGGTGATGAAAAAGGCTACTTTCGCTTCGGAGGTTCATCCACAATTACTCTCTTCGAACCCAACCGCATTCGGTTTGACAAAGATCTGGTTGAACATTCCAGTCAGTATCGAGAACTTTACGCTCGCATCGGTGACCATCTGGCAACGCGTCTCAACGACGCGCCCGCGCAAAAGAAATGA
- a CDS encoding globin, giving the protein MTESTTFDQSPSDESPSNQSPLTENQIYSVIGSEGIARMVAAFYKQIPLDDILGPMYPRDDLHGAEERLRMFLIFRFGGPQDYLQHRGHPRLRMRHAPFAVNQAARDRWVQLMSNAINECNFADNVSATLRQFLDNVATFLMNR; this is encoded by the coding sequence GTGACCGAATCGACGACCTTCGACCAATCTCCATCGGATGAATCGCCATCGAACCAGAGTCCACTGACTGAAAATCAAATTTACAGTGTCATTGGGTCCGAAGGCATAGCGCGCATGGTAGCGGCGTTTTACAAACAAATCCCGCTGGATGATATTCTTGGGCCCATGTATCCCCGCGATGATCTTCATGGTGCTGAAGAACGGCTTCGAATGTTCCTGATCTTCAGATTTGGTGGCCCACAGGATTATCTTCAACACCGTGGTCATCCTCGGCTTCGCATGCGACATGCCCCCTTCGCTGTCAATCAGGCAGCTCGGGACCGCTGGGTGCAGCTCATGAGTAACGCCATCAACGAATGCAACTTTGCTGACAATGTTTCAGCGACACTGCGACAGTTCCTCGACAACGTCGCAACTTTCCTGATGAACCGATAA
- a CDS encoding CehA/McbA family metallohydrolase: MFASRLNVSCRFYVERILAALCCCLAVSVTQATGAEFRGVVLDADSEMPVAARIYVRDSDGDWLFVETAASDGSAFPYSEQWVPMPDSTEKHTTVSAHPFRIELPAGTYTIRIERGKEYLPLSCAITMTDQPQHVDFRLQRFVNAAERGWYSGETHVHRRLQELPNVMMAEDLNVAFPVAFWTVRSDRPPDLEPSPLRRQGPSPFGARQDAGRNPVFVDRQHVIFPRNTEYEIFSIGDHRHVLGAVFILNHQSVFRQLVPPVRNLAEQAHREGALLDLDKHSWPWSMMLVPVANVDLFELSNNSVWRTNFGFNRVSDSIPDWMKVEYESPGVLTEWGWLQYGFECWYALLNCGFRLSPSAGTASGVHPVPLGYSRVYVQTGSSFDYEKWLTGLKAGHSFVTNGPMLFATINKEHPGTAHPFSEDGGELPIHVEVVSQFSASLVEILQNGRVVASIVPQSTVDATGASRTVIDESIAVRTSGWIAVRVIENQPDGRKRFAHSAPWYVSVQNRPMRPRREQVEYFLQLMDTEIIRNKDILPAESLAEIEQARDVYQSLLDESEP; encoded by the coding sequence ATGTTCGCGTCCCGGCTCAATGTCAGCTGTCGATTCTATGTCGAGCGAATTCTTGCCGCCCTGTGTTGCTGCCTCGCAGTGTCCGTAACGCAAGCCACCGGAGCTGAATTCCGTGGCGTGGTGCTTGATGCCGATTCCGAGATGCCGGTTGCCGCTCGCATCTATGTTCGGGACAGCGACGGAGATTGGTTGTTCGTCGAAACGGCTGCATCAGATGGCAGTGCGTTTCCCTACAGCGAACAATGGGTCCCAATGCCTGACTCTACAGAAAAACATACGACGGTTTCAGCGCACCCGTTTCGGATTGAGCTGCCAGCGGGTACCTACACTATTCGGATCGAACGAGGGAAGGAGTACTTGCCTCTGTCCTGTGCGATCACGATGACAGATCAGCCGCAGCATGTTGATTTCCGGCTGCAACGATTTGTTAATGCCGCAGAGCGTGGATGGTATTCCGGCGAAACACACGTCCATCGTCGTTTGCAGGAACTGCCAAATGTGATGATGGCCGAGGATTTGAACGTCGCGTTTCCAGTTGCCTTCTGGACGGTACGATCAGATCGACCACCTGATCTGGAACCTTCTCCTTTACGTCGTCAGGGACCGTCTCCGTTTGGCGCCAGGCAGGATGCAGGTCGGAATCCTGTCTTCGTGGATCGGCAGCACGTGATTTTTCCTCGCAATACAGAGTACGAGATTTTTTCGATCGGTGATCATCGCCATGTGCTGGGCGCGGTTTTCATTCTGAATCATCAGTCCGTCTTCCGTCAGTTGGTCCCACCGGTTCGCAATCTTGCGGAACAGGCACACCGCGAGGGTGCTTTGCTGGATCTGGATAAACATTCGTGGCCGTGGTCCATGATGCTGGTGCCTGTGGCAAACGTGGATTTGTTCGAGCTTTCGAATAACAGTGTTTGGCGGACGAACTTTGGGTTTAATCGTGTGTCAGATTCGATTCCCGATTGGATGAAAGTTGAATACGAAAGTCCGGGCGTCTTAACCGAATGGGGCTGGCTGCAATATGGATTTGAATGCTGGTATGCACTTCTGAATTGCGGGTTCCGTCTGAGTCCTTCTGCCGGTACCGCCTCCGGTGTTCATCCTGTGCCGCTGGGATACAGTCGTGTTTATGTACAGACAGGAAGTTCATTCGATTATGAAAAATGGCTGACAGGATTGAAGGCCGGGCACAGCTTTGTCACGAACGGGCCAATGTTGTTTGCCACGATCAACAAAGAACATCCGGGTACAGCACATCCATTTTCCGAAGACGGCGGGGAATTGCCGATACACGTGGAAGTTGTCAGTCAGTTTTCTGCATCTCTGGTTGAGATTCTTCAAAATGGGCGTGTTGTTGCATCCATCGTCCCGCAATCAACGGTCGATGCAACAGGAGCATCCAGGACTGTGATTGACGAGTCCATTGCCGTAAGAACATCCGGCTGGATTGCCGTTCGAGTGATTGAAAATCAACCCGATGGCAGGAAACGCTTCGCCCATTCCGCGCCGTGGTATGTATCTGTGCAGAATCGACCAATGCGGCCTCGACGTGAACAGGTTGAGTACTTTCTGCAACTCATGGATACGGAGATCATTCGCAACAAGGACATTCTGCCCGCCGAATCTCTGGCAGAAATCGAACAGGCACGAGATGTCTACCAGAGTCTTCTGGATGAAAGTGAACCCTGA
- a CDS encoding CRTAC1 family protein, protein MNRPQKNNPKPPKEPLNDQLTEGEERDDAVIVTALKWSTLVLFTIGIIVVTTVWWHNRPAPVVVAPQTPVVEAKARLASEATMPVVRFTDITESSGIDFIHENGASGEKLLPETMGGGCAFFDYDQDGDQDLLLVNSNVWTIHPDRPSPSTRLYKNAGNGQFEDVTEGSGIGITTYGMGAAVGDFDNDGRVDVFLSALGKNHLFRNLGNGKFLDITDTAGVSGTESDWSTSCGWFDFDNDSDLDLFVCNYLTWTSEFDKSQDFQLTGGGRAYGRPQNFEGSFSFLYQNDGDGKFTDISEQAGIRVLNPAQGTAMGKSLGVTFRDLDSDGWMDIVVANDTVQNFLFRNTGKGRFEETAAIAGLAFDMNGNARGAMGIDTSTFRNNGSVGIAIGNFANEMTALYVSGDAGLQFADEAISTGLGPNTRLNLTFGVCYVDYDLDGRMDLFAANGHLEEDINRVQPSQTYEQPPQLFWNCGPEQSTEFMPVDLNHCGEEFLQPIVGRGSAVADIDGDGDQDLLITATGARPRLLRNDQNLGHHWLQLKLTGTQCNLDAIGAQVSVRLADQTMQQQVMPTRSYLSQSELPLTFGLGTISEIESVEIKWPDGSSQTLADVEVNQRIDITQE, encoded by the coding sequence ATGAATCGTCCACAAAAGAACAATCCCAAACCACCCAAAGAACCATTGAATGATCAACTTACGGAAGGAGAAGAAAGAGACGACGCGGTCATTGTCACCGCTCTGAAGTGGTCGACGCTGGTACTTTTCACGATTGGAATCATCGTGGTAACGACCGTCTGGTGGCACAATCGACCGGCCCCGGTCGTTGTCGCCCCGCAAACTCCGGTCGTTGAAGCGAAAGCCCGGCTGGCATCAGAAGCCACCATGCCTGTCGTTCGTTTCACGGATATTACCGAATCTTCCGGCATCGACTTTATTCACGAGAACGGAGCATCCGGTGAAAAACTGCTTCCGGAAACAATGGGCGGTGGCTGCGCGTTCTTCGACTATGATCAGGATGGAGACCAGGATCTGCTGCTGGTGAATTCGAACGTCTGGACAATTCACCCGGACCGCCCATCGCCATCCACCCGGTTGTACAAGAACGCCGGAAATGGCCAGTTCGAGGATGTTACAGAAGGGTCCGGGATTGGCATCACAACTTACGGCATGGGAGCCGCCGTCGGAGACTTTGATAATGACGGACGCGTCGACGTATTTCTTTCTGCACTCGGAAAGAATCACCTGTTTCGAAATCTGGGGAACGGCAAGTTTCTGGACATCACGGATACGGCTGGCGTCTCAGGTACCGAATCAGACTGGAGCACAAGTTGTGGCTGGTTCGACTTCGACAACGATTCGGACCTTGATTTGTTTGTATGCAACTACCTGACGTGGACGTCAGAGTTTGACAAGTCACAGGACTTCCAGCTCACTGGAGGCGGACGCGCTTACGGTCGCCCTCAAAACTTCGAAGGCTCCTTCTCGTTCCTTTATCAGAATGATGGAGACGGAAAATTTACGGATATCTCAGAGCAGGCAGGCATCCGCGTCCTCAATCCCGCGCAGGGTACGGCGATGGGTAAGTCACTTGGAGTGACGTTCAGAGATCTCGATTCTGACGGATGGATGGATATCGTCGTCGCCAACGATACGGTGCAGAACTTCCTGTTTCGGAACACCGGAAAAGGCAGGTTCGAAGAAACCGCCGCCATTGCAGGACTAGCATTCGACATGAATGGCAATGCGCGCGGGGCGATGGGAATTGATACATCCACGTTTCGCAATAATGGCTCCGTTGGTATTGCCATTGGCAACTTCGCAAATGAAATGACGGCTCTCTACGTCTCCGGTGACGCTGGTCTTCAGTTTGCCGATGAAGCCATTTCCACGGGGCTGGGACCCAACACCCGGTTGAATCTTACTTTTGGCGTTTGCTATGTCGACTATGATCTCGATGGGCGCATGGATTTGTTTGCTGCCAATGGACATCTGGAAGAAGATATCAATCGAGTTCAGCCGAGTCAGACTTACGAACAGCCACCCCAGTTGTTCTGGAATTGCGGACCGGAACAAAGCACAGAGTTCATGCCTGTTGATTTGAACCATTGTGGTGAAGAGTTCCTGCAGCCCATTGTGGGGCGTGGATCTGCCGTTGCAGATATCGATGGAGATGGCGATCAGGACCTTTTGATCACGGCAACCGGTGCCAGACCGAGGCTCCTGAGAAACGACCAGAACCTGGGGCATCACTGGCTTCAGCTGAAACTAACGGGAACACAGTGCAACCTCGATGCGATCGGCGCTCAGGTCAGCGTGCGTCTGGCAGATCAAACAATGCAACAGCAGGTTATGCCAACGCGCAGCTATCTCTCGCAGTCTGAGCTTCCGCTGACTTTTGGACTGGGCACTATCTCCGAAATCGAATCCGTCGAAATCAAATGGCCTGATGGATCGTCACAGACTTTGGCCGACGTGGAAGTCAACCAGCGAATCGATATCACTCAGGAGTAG